The nucleotide window GCGGCATTTATTTCCTAAAAATATCAGAGAAGGTTCTATAacagaaaaaaggaagaagaaaacccGACTTACCACGGTAGATCTCGGTCCGGAAGGCGAGGATAATATTTGTTGGAAAGAGAGGAGATGGGAAGAGTCGATGTTATATgagcagaagaaaaagaagagatagCCCAAGACGGGAAGGATGAGTGCAGAGGCGAGGGATGCTCCCGTACCTGAAGCCGCCTCTTGCGGAGCAGGGAAGGAAGCGATGGACGTGCCCTCTCGAGAGAGGGCTTCCTCGCGTGGCGATAGGGATCATCGAGGGTGGAGCCGCCACCAGGTGCGGTGGGTCCCGCACAGGTTCTCATCGCTCTGCCAAATCTGCCCCTCTCCAAAGAACCCATGAAAACTACGGCGACAGCAACGCTTGCCTCATCTCAAATCGGAAAAGCTGATTCTTCTGCATTCTGGAAGTGCTGCTCCAAAACAGGGGGCGACGCCCAGAAGCCACATTCTACATCACATGATGATAACACAAGCAGGTTTGGCACGACAGATCAAAGGTCTAGAACAATCGCAGTCGGAGAAACTACTCATTTTTTGTTGTTCTTCTTGAAGTCGAACAAACACACAAGAACAAAAACCAAACCTTTGGTACCTACGCAAGGAAGCAAAGAGAATCTCCTTCGCTATGTTCGGTGTCAATGATCCATCCTAAAAGCATCATTCAAATGACTCATTAACTTCATGACCTTCAATCACTGATCCAAAATACTGTTTAGATCTTACAAATTCGATATAGGGCTAAATTGGAGCGTCATATTAATATCGCAATCAATTCAACGGAAGCAATAAATAATCCCCAGAAACATGAGGGAAACGATCCAAATTGGTTCTATTACTCGAATCGCCGACAAAATATCAAACCACGCATTGTAAGATATCTCGAAACGAAGAAGAAGCAAACACGAATCGGATCAGAACACCCATCACATATTGCGGAATAACGAAACCTCAGGACAATAAATCGCACAAAAGAAAGTAAATATACCGTCAGTAAAGCCGCTCGTGGATCTCGATGGTGAACTCCCTCgtctccaccccccccccccccccctccccctcctccgtCACCTCTTCCTTCTCTCGCTCTCCTCCCTGTTCAAATGAAAGACGAGATCCGGAATGACAGAAACGCCACCTCCGTTCATCTCAATTACGACACTACCCTCACGTGATCTCACGTGGCTTCTAGCATTGATGAGCACATAAATTTGTAGTTATGATTACTTGTAAGACGAAAAAAAGGCTCAGCTAACAtttcttttattgcattaaaCTCGATCGCCGATCACATTCACGCGAACAATCCACTGCTCAGCTTTCAAGGAAGGAAATGGGAGTAGAAGAAACAAAGAGATACAGCAATAGGAACGATGAGGCTTCCCCTTCGCTTCTTCCTATGAGGCTACTGCAAGTAGAAggcgaagaaggagaggagggagGCCCCGATCACGGCGCCGACAGCGGGAGTGACGGCGAAGGAAGCACTGGCGGGGCCGGGGCCGGGGGCGGGTGCATCGGCCGCCAAAGCAGCGGTGGCCGAGGCGGCGGCGACGAGGACGGCGCAGGCGAACTTCCCCATCTCCATTGCTGACACCGGCTGAGCTGCGGGGGAGATGAGGAAGACGGTGTTGCGGGTGGGGCTTGTGTCTCTCCTTTGCAGGCCTGAGGAAGGAAGGAGTGGGTGGAGGGGGTTTTATAGCATGCTTCGAGGGTTCGTGGCCTTCGGAATGGGTGGTGGCCATGTTTCAGTCTTGCGAAAGAGAAGGCTTACGTGCTTGCAAGTGCATGGTCAGCGGGGGAGTTCGTTGACCAGTAACCTAATTTTAGAATATAAATCGTGAGGTGAGCCACTCAAAGTGGATATCAACAATAACAATTACCTCACAAGCTTTTTGATCTTAAAATCAAGAAATTGGCTGGAGTGACAAATAGAGTGATGCAAATCACAAAACCTTCATTGTTGAAGATGCGAAGAACATGAGAAGACATCATCATGCAGCAGAATACCCATAAATATCGACCAATTCTGAATGAAATAACAACTGAAGACTGATGAGAAGCTTTGTTGTTCTCATCAATAATCACCAATAATCATTGCAAGAGCAAGTGCCATCCTTGAAATGATGGAAACGAATCCGGTCTCTGATGATAACTTCTTGTGAAGAGAACTTGGATACATGCTTTACAAAGGAATGGCAGTCCCCACAGATCCTTAGGTTCTTCACGATTCTTATAGTGGAATGAGGTGCAGACCTTAACAAAGCGAATGCTAAAGCTAGCTTCTCACTGTGCCTCGACAACCAGGTCTCTTTATCTTCTTCGCTTAGATCTAGTAAGACATCTTGGGTCACTGGTGAATACCCTTGGTGTCTTAGATCACTCCCCATCTTGTCCAGCCAGGCATACATGGCACTGGCCTCAGGAAGAGAACAACTCCCTGCGACAAACTCATACACAATCCCATCCAGTTCCACAGAGCTAGAACCTGGATCCTTCCTGATGCCAGTCTGCTTCAGTGAACTCCTCACTTCGGAGGCATCAGCCCATCTACCTGCAGCAGCAAATATATTAGAAAGTAAAACATGGCAACCAGATTGCTGGGCCTTCAACCGAAGAACATCTTTCTTTACTCTATCCGTGACTGCTACATCTTTATGAATCCTACAAGCACCAAGCAGAGCTCCCAATACCATGATATCCGGTTTCATCGGCATACTTCTTACTATTCCTTCTGCCTCTTCCAACGATCCTGCTCGGCCTAGTAGATCAACCATGCATCCGTAATGCTTCATTTGAGGCTGAATCCCATGAACCTTTGTCATGCTCTCAAAATATTGTTGCCCCTCATGGACCAGTCCTCGATGAACACATGCCATCAGTACGCCAACAAATGTTATATCGTCGGGTTTCAGACCACATTTCTGCATCTGTTCAAATGCTTCAAGAGACTCACTAGCTGCCCCATTAATTGCTAATCCTGTTATCAAAGCATTCCAGCTAGAGACATTCTTACGGTCCAAAGATTGGAACAACTTTAGAGCTATGTCAATGCTTCCACACTTAGCGTACATATCGATCAGAGCGGCTCCTAGATTCTGGTCATCATCCAGTGTCATATGGTTCTTGTCTATGTATGCGTGTACCCACTTTCCTTGTTCCAGAGCTGCAAGATGTGCACAAGCTGAGAGCACACTGACCATTGTTACCTCATTGGGTTTTATCATGCGGACCTTCTGCATCTCTTTAAAGAGCTGCAATGCCGCTAGAAACTGGTTGCTCTGTGCATACCCTGAAATCATGCAACTCCAAGAAACTACATCCCTTTCGGGCATCTGATCGAACAACTTCCTTGCAGCATCCATCTCCCCATTCAGTGCATACCCAGAAACCATCGAATTCCATGACACAATGTTCCTCATGGGCATCTCATCGAAGAATTTCCTAGCCACCGGCAACAACCCGTGCCTTGCAAACCCCGACACCATCGAATTCCAAGTTACAGCATTCCTCTGCACCGGCATTCTGTCAAACAATGATCGTGCAACATCCAACTCGCCTTTCCCAGCATAACCATTGATGATTGCGCTCCACGACACCTCGTTTCTCACAGGCATCTCCTCGAAAAGCCGCCTCGCAACCTCCAATGCGCCAACTTTGACATATCCATCAACGACTGTGTTCCAAGAGACGACATCCAACAGCTCGGAGCTCAAGTCGAAGAGCTTCCGAGCCGAAACCATGTCCCCGAAAGCCGAGTACATGGACAACAGCGTGTTCAGCACATATATGTAAGACTCGAACCCTCGTCTCAACACCTGGGGGTGGATTTGGATGCCACCGGTGGGGGAGCGAAGACTGCAGGCTGCCTTGACGAGGGAGGGGAAAGTGAAGTGATCCGGGGGGGACGCGGAGCGGAGGAGGGAGACAAAGGCGAAGAGTGACTCGCAGGGGTGGCGGCGGCTGCGGGAGAAGGCACGGATGATGAGGTTGTAGAGGAAGGTGGTGCAGGAGGGGGCGAGATGGAAGTACAGGCGGGAGAGGGCGCGGGAGAGGAGAGGGGACGAGCGGTGGTCAGGGAAGAGCGCGATGAGGTCAGAGAGGCGGCGTAGGGTGGCTGGGTGGCGGACGTCTCCGGCGATGACGAGGCGGGCGAGAAAGGGGCGGAGATGGCGGAAGGCGAGCGGGGAGCGTAGGAGGGTCTCGAGACGGCGGGAAACGGGCGGGCTTGCGCGCATCGTCTCCCGACGACTGTTGCGCGCGAACCCCTTCACAACGAATACATATATTATAATGCTTTAAGATTCGGAAAATTGTGATAAAGGGACATACACAAGCATACTGTCGTAGAATTGACGAGTTAATACACGAATGTATACTGTATAAGATTCCTGGTGCCTGTGTGATCATGTCTCCACCACAGCAAGATTGAGACATCACAATTAGATCGATGGACCAACTCAAATAAAAAGGGACAGCAATTTTAGATATTCCAATAAAGAAAAAATTAGTCACGTCTATTATGATCCTTATGGATGGATGCAAGTTACCGATGGGATTTGCTGTATGGGTACAGGGTCCAGCTTCTGCCTTGAATGGACCCTGTCTGGGCCTGACAGTAGTTCCCGTCTTCGACGGACGGATCGAAATCctccacgtgtcatcactcagatGCACAGCTCCGTTGCCGACGCCCATTAGTTAACTAATAAGGAAGAAGTTTTTTCACATATATCCTTTTAAAGGTAAACAATAGCAATTTGGCCCTTTAATTTCAGATGGTAGCCAATCCAATGCACTCCGACCAATGGATATTGACTATtcatatttatattaatatttaaatgatttcagatAGGTCCCAATTTGACATTGGAAGTAACTCATTTATGCACTATTAGGGATATgagttaaaatatatttaaagtgGCATACATATCTGTAAAGTTACAACGATTATTTGCACATATATCCCTGTAAAATTTATATTCTCATAAACGATGCTGTAAGAGGTATATGAGATGATAAAGACACAAAGCAATggagaaaagaggagaggaaagagaagggaaggggaggggaAGATAAGAACAAGCTTGCCGTTCTGTGTCTCTTCCAAGCGGGATTCTTCCTTAGTCTCATCTGTCCCCGTCTCTCtctgtagtagtagtagtagtagggaGAAGCAATTACTGCGGGAATTATTGGGGTTCCCACTAGAAGAGTAGAAGAAAGAGGAATACGAGTCAGATCTTtgtctccttctcttcttttgcTACTGTGGCTTTATCAGACTGACAGAGCTCAGAGGAGAAACCCATTGTTGATTGGTTCCGAAGCTCCTGTTCCTGCCTGGCTCTGATGTGGTTGGGGTCATCCCATTTGCGCCTCCATTTCCAGCTTTCCCTTTTACCTTCACGTTTCCTGTCTGGGTTACTGTTTCTCTTATCAAAGTGTGATTGTTGCCTCCCTCTTTTCTGATATCTCTTGTGGTGATTTGGGTTTGGTCTTCCTCTAGTGGGAATCTGCTCCATTTCTATCAAAAGATTGGAGCTTTTTTGCTGCTTTCAGCTTCATCTTGTGTGGCTTTGGTCCCTTAGGGTTCCGTTGTGTCTAATTGATCTTTGCTTTGAAACATCTTCTGTGAATTTTTCGCAGATTAGTTgtattttttggaaaaaaattgAACTTTTATTTGATCTCCGTCGTTTTTGCTTTCTGGGATTCCTGAGGAATCTTCAAAATCGGATTTTTATCTGAGGTGGAATCAAAAGGTGCGCATTGATCTATGCCTGGGCATTGAAATTATCTGCTGTCATTGGGTTTTAACTTCGATTGGACCTTGTTGTCTTTGCAGATCTGACAGGACTTGCATCTGAATCAGTAGAATAATTGGATCAATCATGGCTGGGATGAACGACAAGGACGCCATGATCGAGGACTGGACCCTTTCAAATCCCAGTCCAAGGACCTTAATGTCAACCTTCTTAAGCGAGGAGTTTGGTTCAAGATCCTCGTCAGGCTTCTTGGCAGGGAAGGAAAATGACGGGCCTGCACTGGAGACGGAAAAGATGGATAAGGTTACAAAAGAGGAAGAGGGTGAGGCATCGAATGATTTCCTATCAGAATCAAATTGGTCTGGAGCTCACAAATCGAACTCGCATGGCGGTCTCGCTGAGAGGATATCTGCTAGTGGTTTTAACGTGCCCAAGCTCAATACTGCTCGGATTGGGCAAGAAAAGATGGCTTCATCTTCCTCAgatgtccgatctccatatctgaCCATTCCACCTGGTCTGAGCCCTACATCATTGTTAGAGTCGCCGGTTTTTCTTTCTAACTCTATGGTATGAATTCTACTTGATGTAACAGTAGGCATTAATAAGCAAGGGATGAATTCTAAATCAGACCATGCTGGATATCCGCATATCGTAATGCCTGACTTTTCTTTTTCCTAATAATTTTCTTTAGGCTCAACCATCTCCCACCACTGGCAAGCTTCATTTTGCACAGAACAATATTGCAGGCCCAGCTTTGATGTCAGTCTCATCATCTCGTATTAAAAGTAATGACCTACTCGAAGATGCTCCTGAAGCATTCGCTTTCAAGCCCCTCCTGGAATTACACTCCTCATTTTATTCAAGTTCTGAGAGGATGGTAGGTCCACTTTAgctgcattttttttttcagcAATCTCATGAAACTGCATTTGAAATTGAAAACATAGCAATGAAAGATCACAATTACTGACCATTTACAAAAAATAGGACAGAACATAACTAATGTAATACATGTAGTCATTATGTAGCCTACCTGTCCATGTTGGCTCAAGGACCTTGAATACCAATGATCAAGATTGATT belongs to Musa acuminata AAA Group cultivar baxijiao chromosome BXJ3-5, Cavendish_Baxijiao_AAA, whole genome shotgun sequence and includes:
- the LOC135637606 gene encoding pentatricopeptide repeat-containing protein At3g62890-like, producing the protein MRASPPVSRRLETLLRSPLAFRHLRPFLARLVIAGDVRHPATLRRLSDLIALFPDHRSSPLLSRALSRLYFHLAPSCTTFLYNLIIRAFSRSRRHPCESLFAFVSLLRSASPPDHFTFPSLVKAACSLRSPTGGIQIHPQVLRRGFESYIYVLNTLLSMYSAFGDMVSARKLFDLSSELLDVVSWNTVVDGYVKVGALEVARRLFEEMPVRNEVSWSAIINGYAGKGELDVARSLFDRMPVQRNAVTWNSMVSGFARHGLLPVARKFFDEMPMRNIVSWNSMVSGYALNGEMDAARKLFDQMPERDVVSWSCMISGYAQSNQFLAALQLFKEMQKVRMIKPNEVTMVSVLSACAHLAALEQGKWVHAYIDKNHMTLDDDQNLGAALIDMYAKCGSIDIALKLFQSLDRKNVSSWNALITGLAINGAASESLEAFEQMQKCGLKPDDITFVGVLMACVHRGLVHEGQQYFESMTKVHGIQPQMKHYGCMVDLLGRAGSLEEAEGIVRSMPMKPDIMVLGALLGACRIHKDVAVTDRVKKDVLRLKAQQSGCHVLLSNIFAAAGRWADASEVRSSLKQTGIRKDPGSSSVELDGIVYEFVAGSCSLPEASAMYAWLDKMGSDLRHQGYSPVTQDVLLDLSEEDKETWLSRHSEKLALAFALLRSAPHSTIRIVKNLRICGDCHSFVKHVSKFSSQEVIIRDRIRFHHFKDGTCSCNDYW
- the LOC135637608 gene encoding arabinogalactan protein 23-like, with the translated sequence MEMGKFACAVLVAAASATAALAADAPAPGPGPASASFAVTPAVGAVIGASLLSFFAFYLQ